The Erigeron canadensis isolate Cc75 chromosome 1, C_canadensis_v1, whole genome shotgun sequence genome segment GGCACCTGTCGAAATGCCACCACTTTTCTCAATATGCCACCAGTTTGTGCTTTAAGATGTTTTATGTGAATGTGATGGTGTAAAGTATGACTTGATTATGTATCACCTCCCAATGCATATCATCAGTTTGTGTTGACCCGAAACACTGTTTGTCCagatttaataattttttggaAATAGCtagtgtcaaatatgattacaaaaatagTTATTACAAAAAGATGCATAGTTTCATTAATTAATGATACAGGAAGTCTTGAGTGTTGTGTAGAGGTGGAACAGTTGACTATTCAggtcaaaacatttaaaaaaagtcATTTATATGAGTCAGACAGTTAGGTTGGGTTGGCCCAGAACATATCTTGTCCAAAAAGTAGTATGCCGCTGTATAAAACTAGTGTGTGATGTGATCACTGAAGTTATATTATGCCAACAGTAATCTATTGTTTTTGATTTAATGATTTAGGATGTTTATCGCCCAAATATACAATTTGGGCATTTTTCACCCTTTTCATTTGTAGCCATTTTTTGAATTGATCTGTTGGAGATAAAACATTACCTGGATCAGCCTAATTGTAAGTACATAGGTCGACATATCCACCTTTCGTGAGTGTAGCAGAAAATACTTGAGTAAATTTTGATGATAACATATGTATGTAGATATGACAAGCACATTCGATATGAGTCGAGGAAAGCAAGAGCTGATACTAGAAAGCGAGTGAAGGGTCGATTTGTGAAGGCTAATACCGAAGATGGGGCAACTTGACATGCTGTTCGGAGAAAGTGTTGTGTATTTATGTAGTTCATTAAAATGGTTAAAACATTTAGGTGTAGATGTTGTAGGTGTTTGGCAGAAAAAGTAGAGGTACGAGTGGATTTAGAGGGGTCCTTGACCATGTACTAAATTGCATTCTTTCGTTTCCTAAGAAATGTAACATTTTGCTTGTGATTCTCGTAGCTACGGGTCAATATGAAGAATTACGTCCTCAAATTCGTGTCTAGTGAAAATAAACATCAAATGGAAATTAATATTGGTTTGGAACAGTCTGCAAGTGAAGTGTTACTTTTGtcttatttataactttattttaaatAGTTGTAGCTATCTCTGCTATCTATTTTGAAAGAGTTTCATATAAATACATGGAATTGAACTCGTGACACTAAAGTCATAAGTGACTTTCGAATCGCCAATGACCCAAGAGGGTTGGTATCTATCTACTTTGAAAGGTTCTTATAGGTGTTGGGTAAAAAGAAATGTTAGGCCACCTGTTGTCTGATTGATGTACTGATCCCTGATTGGTTTGGCTTGTGGCTGGTTTCCTCTATTTTCAGCtgtagttttgacttttgagtacTGTGGTAAACTAGAGCTTGCTTGTGCTGTCTGTCTGAGTTTTGTTTCGGGTCTCATTTGGGCTGGGTCAACGTTGTTCATACTTCACAGGTTTTCGAGTTGAAAGTTTCTGCACGGAAGCCAGGCTCTGATGTAGTCAAAACGAGATTATAACTTTCCAGTATCATATACCTTTTTGCTTCTTTGCTATTTTGTATTGAAACTCGATTTAGAACTCATTAAACTCACAAACTAGCCACATTTAGCAAAGCCATTTCCTCAAAAGCAAAATGTTAGATACAAATTGAATTATACAGATGGTGGAGGTTTTCCTTTTTCAAGTTATCTGGTGATGATGAGGTCTTTTTGACCTAGGTTCATGCGGCCTAACTGGGCACCTAACCACCAGATCATGGTAATTAATGGTTTTTGAAATGTTACTGCATTCTATAAAGGGTTTAGTATCTAGGAGTGAAAgaaacttttatacttttactaTTATATGAATGTAACTTATATTTGGTGCATTTTAGGAAGAAACTTTCgaaaattgttcaaataatgtaaaattgtatacgTGGCAAAagatatgagctgccacgtgtaaGTTTCTGATTGGTGCATATAAAAATGTTAcataatttgaacatttttacaaattttCTTCCTACAATGCACCAAATGTAAGTTTAAATGTGTAAAAGTTCCTTACACTTTCGGATACTAAACGCTTCTATAAATCTTATTTTCCTTGCGAATTTTTGAGGCAGAAAGAGGGTCCCCAGCCATGCAAACTTGCCCTCTATAACTTTATTGACCAAATACAGATTTGTCTTAAAAAcatgaaataaatatatgtgaTAAACTAATAATGATGTGCACATGAACATAAATAAACCTTTATATGATGATGCTCCTGGCCGGACCCTAGACCAACAACTAAAAAGAGGTCAATACTTGCctttttcatcatcataaaTCAATCTTTTGCTTTACTGTATGGCAGGTCTGTTATTACTTAGTAATTTAGTATGCCCCCTTTGATTTCTCACACCACTCACTttgaaaagcaaaataaaagagTCGAAGACCCATGACGACGACAATGCAGTGCCAAGATGACAGAAAAAACCGTTGTTTCTTTTAAGGAGAAGCCAATCATTGTTCTTATATGTGTCCGAGTTTGCCGCCAAAACTTGGCTAAGCATTTTATAgtttgaacttcaaattgaAATTCGTTGTTCTTTATTAGGGCGTTAATCATATCAGTTTAGCTTTTTCAGTTAAATGACAAACCGAGGGGCATgaaaaaccaaacaaaatagCTGACCCCTTTGTCACTCATGGATAATAGAAAGAAAGACTTGTTGCGGATTATGTCTTAATTGGTACGTTGGTGAGAACTTATTTTCGAAAATTAATGGACTTTTGATCAAAAGCTACATAAACTATCTCGAGCTTTATGAGTTGCAGAGGCTCTTTAAACCTAAAGAGCCAACGCCCTAATTTAATTATACAAGGAACATGGATGTTTTAAAACTTAAGCTAAATGGTAGACTATGTATCTAAAACctgttttgttttcttatagATCACATATTCACATCCTCATACAATTAACGCATCCTTAATCTAGTTTTAGTCTTACTCGACTACACACAATGCCACACTATGCAAACATTATTTTACAGACTAACATcaatttaaaaccaaaattattCCTTGCAAAAgtatatcatttaaaaaaaaaaataacagatTCGTTTTAGTACCAATTTGGACGGCCATTGTATTGGGTATATAACAAAATGCACATATATTGTACTTTATATTTGTTGGGTAAACTTAGCTTTTGGTCTCCATAAATTCCCACCGCACTCAAACATCTTCCATTTAAGTTGACAGTACACCATCCACAACTAGCACTTCATTTTCTAATGTTGCTAAATATGGTGATACGCATTCCTACTTTTTCTCTGTTTCTTCTTCTACTATCCATATCTGCATATGCAAACATTGAAGGTATGTCACCATTTTCCATGCTAAACTAAACTCGTATTCAGAGGCGGAGCTAGCTAGAATTTGAGCCAAACATCCTCGAGCGACATACTAGCTCCGCCTCTGCTTATATTAAcatccatttatttttatttttatattatatatacaagtaaGTATATAAATGTTACTTAGTAACGTACGTTTACTATatgtatgaaaaatatatataggggatgctTTGTATGCTTTAAGGAGAGCAGTGAAAGATCCAAGAAATGTTCTGCAAAGCTGGGATCCTACTTTAGTTGATCCATGTACTTGGTTTCATGTTACTTGTGATTCCGAAAACCGGGTCACTCGACTGTATGTACTCTACTTGtttaatattttcttcaaactaATGCATTATTTTCTTGATGGTTATTGAGTAACCATAGagaatgagttttttttttttggatttggaACCATGCCTTTTTGCACCAAAGTGAAGTGCATATGGAAGGAATACATTTATTTCCGTCTagtacaaaatatatatgttataagatcactttttttttggttttttgcattatgttataatatcattaactttttgtttttttttgtattatgttGAATGTAGTGATCTTGGAAATGCGAAGCTGTCAGGTAATCTTGTACCTGAGTTGGGGAAGCTTGAGCGTCTTGAGTACTTGTAAGTGTAATGTTTTGTAGCTAGCTTATTTTCTGGCTTATATGTCTATTTTTCAGTCTTAAGTCATGATAAGCCATCTAATAAGCCAAAAAGAGCTTATGGAGAATAAACGCcataagctaggccaaacaccccaGTAGAATAGAAGATGGATCGTACTATGTGTGTGTATGCATCTACtccattttaataaattttactaATTTATAAGTAAATTGCTGATTTGCGAATATGGATCATTTAAGTAACAGGAGTCCTATACAAACGACTTTGCGTCATAAGTCTTGGACCAGCCTGTTTGTGTTATATACTTGTATCCATAGACCGTTCCAGACTCTGTATTGAAAGTTCTGTTCGTTTGAAGTTTTCACGTGTTTCTATGCACTTTCCATGCTCTGCTAGGCGCGGCCACATTAATGTTTCTGTTCAGCTATCATTTTGCTAGCATATACGGGTCCCAGGATTTTAGTTGAAGCAGTAATTTCAAGATTAAAGTCCATATTACAAACCTTTAAATACTTGGTACCATATAAGCAGTCATAATGCTTTGATCATTAAATGGATCCAAATAAATATGTCATGTGATGTGTTTGTTTGCATAATTGTGCAGGGAACTGTACATGAACAATTTTGAGGGGAAAATACCACCTCAGCTTGGAGGACTAAAGAATCTTATAAGCTTAGATCTTTTCCATAATAATCTAACCGGTTTCATTCCACCTTCGCTTTCCAGGCTTTCTAATATCAGATTCTTGTATGTTTCCTCGCTCCTCTATGTATCTACAATTTTCCTTCAAAAGTGTATCTTAGAGGTGCCAAAATGGGAGGACTAGTTGGGTTgtgtaacgggtcaaaacacAGACTTTTGCATGCACGTGTACTTTGGGTTGACCCGCAAACAGTTATTTTGTCCATATAGAAATTACTTCTGTTGATGTTTTGATGTTGTTAAATATCGTTACAAaaactatttctaaaaaataatgtttgtgACGTTTTGATCCATTCAACTTGTTTCCTTCAAACCAATATAAGTTTGGCCCATTTCGGATAAAACCTAACCGAAGTTAACCAGTTCATAAATAAATGGATCAAAAATAACATCTTATTTATTTGTGTGCATTATCAAAGGAAACATCAAAGAcaatttaaatgaaaataatccgCAAATCATAAATGCAGGCGACTCAATGGCAACAAATTGACAGGAAGAATTCCAAGATCTCTTACCAAGCTTCATAACCTCAAGATTTTGTGAGCTCACATTCCTCTTGTTATGTTAAGATTCTATTCGGTTTGTATTTAATGTTTTTGTCCTCAATATTTGTAGGGATGTGTCTAATAACGATTTATGTGGCACCTTTCCTACTTGGGGTTCCTTCTCTAGCTTGACAGAAGAAAGGTTAGTTTCCTTAATGTTACTCACATCttcattaattatctttttgGAAGTATAATGAAGTGACATAAAGTGGTTTTTCTGAATGCAGTTTCATGAATAATCCGAGATTGGAAGGACCAGAACTTATGGGTTCCGTGAAGTACGATGATAGTGATGGcaactaaatatattttgagGGGTAATGGCAATTGGAATTAGGGTTGAAATAGCTTCTAGTTTGGTTGCAAAAAATAGGTAATGCTTATGAAGTACTACTAGTACTTATGTATTCTGACAGTGTGGTGTGCTGTGATACTATGTAGTTTTTGCCGTGtgtaatgtttatatatatatttatgacaaAATCTTAAAAGATCAAAATAAAGGATTTGATGTTAGACCTGTATCTAAACTATAAATTTTGTATGTGATAGGCATATTAGATGGGTGTAACATGAATGAATTTTAGAGCAAACGGTATGGAAAGTTGGAAACTCTCACTCCATGACATACACGGGTTATGAGTGAGCCCAGAGTGATTCATAACGTAATGGGCGTGATGCTCACGAGCAAGGGCAAAGTGAGCTGGGTTGTGCAGGTGAGTGATAGAAGAAAAACCAAGTTAGGGTGTGACTGTGTGAGGAGGTCATACTGAGGGAGTGGCTTTTTATGATGTGACGACGTGAGAGCGTCTCCATATCGTTTAATCTCATAGATGTGTATAGATATGAATGGAGTCATCTAGACTCTAGAGAATATAGTCTGTCCCTGTCTTTTTGTGCCTGTTTCTGAATTTGCAGGCTTTTCCTATGCCCAGTCTTGCTATCTAGCTCTATAACCAGCCATATTCAAGCACACAGAGTGCTGCTTAGGCTGGGTGTCTACCGTGTTAGGGCCGGATATCAAACCGAGCTTCCCACTCCACCCTCAGTGTGATGAGCTTTTTTCAAACCCAAAGTCAGAAAACTACACTAACTGTATGCGTGGTTTTGTGGGGATTGTAGACTAAAAGAGTTGATTAGAAGATCTTGATTGGACTAAAGCATGCACTTATGAAATAGCATTTAAGTGTGGAATTTAACGGTTGCATGTCTATAATGTGTGCCACAAGGTAGAAATTATGAACCGTCTTGGATACTTGTTCTTTCATGGTACGCACACGAGAAAATCATAATGAATGCATTATGGCATGTCGCTCACAAAGCTGCAAATGAAATGATCTTATGAGGTTTACTTGGTCTATAGCTGATACGAAAAAGTTCATATCCTCTTGAAAAGGTTTCAGGATATAAGCCTGCATCCTATTTAAAGACTAGTATGTGTCCCGTGTAACATTTACAGAACACAAAATATCGAGGAAACCACGTGCCAACAAAAATGCCCTGCACGTAACCGcgagattttccatttttgatTGTGTTAAATTTTCATGTCGGATCACGTGCACTTTTGTCGTGTTGCTGTCTATCAGGAAATCAATTAGCACCTCATTAGACATTATTGCACTTGAAACAAGTCAACTGTCACTAATGATATAATTCTTCATCTTCTAATCTGCAGTTAAGTATCCCTTTAGCATTTCACTAGTTGATTAGTACCTTTATTTTACTAGTCACAGCTGGTTTTCAAATCTATATATTCACAAAGTTCGGCATTGGAATCAGAATTATGCAACCGAACCTACTCCTCTGCCTCAGCTAACACTGGACCAGTAGGAGAAGACTTACAAGTAAAcacaacacatttaaaagaTTTTATGTTACAAAGGCGGTGTTATCTTTCGCTTCATACTTTAGACACACGAAGTTTTCAAGATAGACTCGACACATTAGATTTTGACAGAGGTAGTCAAAAAGTTAGACCAACTTGAAATGCTTTTTCTGTGTGGTTTGTTTTAAGATGATGGTTTTCAAATACATATAAGAGTTTATCTAAACGTCATTTGAAGGGAAAATCTTTACACTGTCTTAGGTTGTTGGGCTAACAAGTTAAGTGGGGAAATCTGacaaataacaaaactaaaatcACAAAAAAAGCCAATGTTATTACTTTTTAGTGGAATATGAAATATAATCACCAAGACATCATGCCAGAAATGAGGTTTAAATTCACAAGGATTCTACAACAAGGTCACATGATACATGAGATGTCACCAACGTCACATTTTTTTCATTCAGCAATGTGTATATttactctctatatataactGGTTATGTGAACTAAAAACTTGTGTTTGCATGTGACTAAAATGGTTCAAGAATTGAGAATCCAAAGAGAATTGCAAAACGTTGTGTCCGATGAAAGCTTGGTAGGCATAACCTTACAGAGAGAGGAAAATGATATTCACCACCTCACGGCCACCATCATTGGCCCCGAATCCACCCCTTATGAGGGCGGGCTCTTTAGACTCGACATTAATTTACCTGGTCTACGCTCTTCCTTTCTCTTCTCATTGTTATTTTGTCAATATGTTATACTGATTATTTTATCTAACATACGCAGTTAACTATCCGTTTGCACCTCCTGTGGTCAGATTCGTCACAAAAACTTGGTAATTAAgataaagtttatatattattaatcacTTACGCATTGCATAATTTGACAGATCATTTTCTATACATTTTAAAGTGACAAGTCTTGATCTATGATTGTTTATGTTAATAGGCATCCTAACATAAGTAACCAGAATGGAGACGTATCTATGAATACTTTAAAGGGCGATTGGAGTCCAGGGATGAACCTCAAAACGGTTCTGATTTCAATCCAAGCTCTACTCTCTAGCCCGGAGCTTAGTGAGGCACAGAACGCTGAGGTGGCTTTGCAGGTTTCATACCTCGCTCGATCTATACTtcctttttatcattttatgtatatatgtgatacTAATAAAATGACATTGATCTTTTTGTTTGTGCAGTATCTTAGAAATCATTCTACATTCATCCGTAATGCTTGGCGTTGGACTCAGATTTACGCAACCAACATTATGCCTCCTCCTCATCTAACAAACAGGACTGCAGCAGGGAGAAGAATGTCAAGAAAACCGGCACGTTTTGATGACTTTTTGTTATAAATGTATTATCGGTCATCAGTATGAAAGAGCATTAATCATCTATTAATCAAGTTATGCTTTTGTGGAACACTCTAATTACGAATTATGAATTTAATATATCTTGCAatgataataaattttaatcaaTGAAGGATTTTGAGCCTATCTAAAAAGGTAAACAAGTAATTGCCAGTCTTTAATGAAGGAAAATGCATTGACTAGATTGAAAAAAACCTTATATAATTACCTAAAAATGAAGATTTCATATCTGTGGAATGAATGATTTAAGGCGATTTGTTGAATTAATTTATACAAAAAGGTATTTTTACAGGGACTCAACTAATGTACGCTTGAATAAGCTGCGTATTGAAGGAAAACTTTTTCCCGTAAACTGAAAGAAAATAATGAACACGTCCGAGCTGATTAAGAAGctacatacatacattcaaTAAATCGCCGAATACTCCAAACAGATCCATAAATAATGCATACAAACTGagcaaacttaaaaaacaagCTTAAATTGAAATACTCCAGACAGGAAATGCTTTAACAGATCGAGGTTGTTAAAAAGGATACAGATGCTTTTTACTATATTGGACTTTTTAACTTCACAAGTGAGAAAGCATGACGACTGATATAAGCCAAATCAAAAGTTACCTCCCAACAACAAACGATCGTTGGAAGACAAGGGtagtaaatattaatatattccTCAACGCTTTTGCTCTAGACAACTAATAGTTAAGCTTCTAATCTATTACTTGAACAAAGATCTAGTTTACACGTATGGAAACACTTTACTTGactctctatatatacaaaagtttTACGAGTTTTAAGCGTGCTCATAATAATAGGCACAACCGCACAAGCTAGCGAAAGAGAGAGCCAAATTTTAACTGTCTAATTTAATGTTTTGATGACAGTTTCAATTCTAGCTCTTGTGATTTGATAGTAGTACTTTGTCAAAGAAAATGTGATGTTGTAATGATAAAGATCATCGAATAACATTTCAAATTTCTCTCAAGTTCCAGTGTTTGTAGGATCAGACCCCTCTTATAACActcacaaactatatatatgtatgtagtaTAATATGCAGTGaagaaagaatatgaaaaaAGACTTTTTACTAATTGAAAGAGGTTACACGacatactactactactatgctATTTATAATAGCAAAAACTAAACTGCCAATAGACCCACGTTCACTACTTTGCCACTTTTACTTTTTCTAACCACTAAAACATGACTAAAACATACTAAATAACTTGCAAATTAACTGCCTAGACAAACTGGAATTTCATACGAGACATACTaattaaaatgtcattttcaCTTGTTGACCCGAAATCAAAATTAACCCAACAGTGTTTACAATCTAaatgtaccttttttttaaaaggcaaaTATACACAACCCTTAAATGATTGCCGGCCTGCCACCAACCATATATGCATACATGCCCTCAAAAAAGGTTTAACTTCTATAACACAGACAACCTTTcgacactatatatatacattgattTATCACAGACTATACGCACACTTGCAAGtttttgaacatatatatatttattcattctTAT includes the following:
- the LOC122585127 gene encoding leucine-rich repeat protein 1-like codes for the protein MLLNMVIRIPTFSLFLLLLSISAYANIEGDALYALRRAVKDPRNVLQSWDPTLVDPCTWFHVTCDSENRVTRLDLGNAKLSGNLVPELGKLERLEYLELYMNNFEGKIPPQLGGLKNLISLDLFHNNLTGFIPPSLSRLSNIRFLRLNGNKLTGRIPRSLTKLHNLKILDVSNNDLCGTFPTWGSFSSLTEESFMNNPRLEGPELMGSVKYDDSDGN
- the LOC122592901 gene encoding ubiquitin-conjugating enzyme E2 27-like, producing the protein MVQELRIQRELQNVVSDESLVGITLQREENDIHHLTATIIGPESTPYEGGLFRLDINLPVNYPFAPPVVRFVTKTWHPNISNQNGDVSMNTLKGDWSPGMNLKTVLISIQALLSSPELSEAQNAEVALQYLRNHSTFIRNAWRWTQIYATNIMPPPHLTNRTAAGRRMSRKPARFDDFLL